In Mangifera indica cultivar Alphonso chromosome 1, CATAS_Mindica_2.1, whole genome shotgun sequence, a single genomic region encodes these proteins:
- the LOC123219099 gene encoding (-)-germacrene D synthase-like isoform X1 — translation MSLQVLAVPSSVENNAKQETKRRSADYLPSIWGHHFLSYASDSVDTDDNPELLKLKEEIISMLRDDANKPEQKLELVNAIQRLGVSYHFESEVREILEEVYKACNETDLGDDTDELYSISLRFRLLRQHGYKIPCDVFNKFKDNNGSFKASLTEDVRGMLSFYEASHLRIHGETILDEALAFTTNQLECWVATQPSSHLAGQIKHALTRPLRKTLPRLEARYYMNIYHEEASHNEVILTFAKLDFNILQKLHQKELGVITEWWKDLYFAQKLPFARDRIVECYFWILGVYFEPEYLKGRRLLTKVISITSIIDDIYDVYGTIDELELLTSAIERWDMSVIDQLPDYMKLCYKALLDIYSEIESEMTNQKKLYRLDFAKEAMKSIVRNYHTEAKWCNENYVPTLDEYMSVALVTSGYQLLPTTSFVEMGDVATKEAFEWLFSYPKVLKAALIISRLLDDIVGHKHEQKRGHVASAIECHMKEHGVSEEETIKVFREQIANGWKDINEAFLKPTAAPVPLLDRILNLSRAADFIYKDDDCYTNSYLTKDHVASMLRDPIQL, via the exons atgtctCTTCAAGTTCTAGCCGTTCCTTCTTCGGTCGAAAATAATGCCAAGCAAGAAACTAAACGTCGATCGGCAGATTATCTTCCTAGCATTTGGGggcatcattttctttcatatgCTAGTGATTCTGTg GATACTGATGATAACCCAGAACTGCTGAAGCTGAAGGAGGAGATTATAAGCATGCTAAGGGATGACGCAAATAAGCCTGAGCAAAAACTTGAGCTGGTTAATGCAATCCAACGCTTGGGGGTGTCTTATCATTTTGAAAGTGAGGTCAGGGAAATCTTGGAAGAAGTCTATAAGGCTTGCAATGAAACTGACTTGGGGGATGACACTGATGAGTTATACTCCATCTCTCTTAGATTTCGATTGCTTAGACAACATGGCTATAAAATCCCATGCG ATGTGTTCAACAAGTTCAAGGACAATAATGGGAGTTTTAAGGCATCTCTTACAGAAGATGTTCGAGGAATGTTAAGCTTTTACGAAGCCTCACATCTCAGAATTCATGGAGAAACGATACTGGATGAAGCCCTTGCTTTCACTACGAATCAGCTTGAGTGCTGGGTAGCAACTCAACCCAGCTCTCATCTTGCAGGGCAAATTAAGCATGCCTTAACTCGACCTCTTCGCAAGACCTTACCTAGGCTGGAGGCAAGATATTACATGAACATCTATCATGAAGAAGCTTCCCACAATGAAGTTATATTAACTTTTGCAAAGTTAGATTTTAACATATTACAGAAGTTGCATCAGAAGGAACTCGGTGTAATTACTGA GTGGTGGAAGGATTTATACTTCGCGCAGAAGCTACCTTTTGCAAGAGACAGAATTGTTGAGTGTTACTTCTGGATATTGGGAGTGTATTTTGAGCCAGAATATTTAAAGGGTAGAAGACTTTTAACCAAAGTAATCTCCATTACTTCCATTATCGATGACATCTATGATGTGTATGGTACCATTGATGAACTTGAGCTATTGACCTCAGCCATTGAGAg gtgGGATATGAGTGTCATAGATCAATTGCCTGACTACATGAAACTATGTTATAAGGCCCTCCTTGATATTTACAGTGAAATTGAATCAGAAATGAcaaatcaaaaaaaattataccgtCTTGATTTTGCAAAAGAGGCG ATGAAGAGTATAGTTAGAAATTATCACACTGAAGCCAAATGGTGTAATGAGAATTATGTTCCAACACTGGATGAATACATGAGTGTAGCATTGGTTACCAGTGGGTACCAATTGTTACCCACAACATCTTTTGTAGAAATGGGAGATGTTGCAACCAAAGAAGCCTTTGAATGGCTATTCAGCTACCCTAAGGTTTTGAAGGCTGCCTTAATAATTTCCAGACTCCTGGATGACATAGTTGGACACAAG CATGAGCAAAAGAGAGGACATGTTGCCTCAGCAATTGAATGTCACATGAAGGAACATGGTGTTTCGGAAGAAGAGACGATTAAAGTGTTTCGTGAGCAAATTGCAAATGGATGGAAAGATATAAATGAAGCTTTCCTTAAACCAACTGCAGCTCCAGTGCCTCTGCTTGATCGTATTCTTAATTTGTCACGTGCAGCAGACTTTATTTACAAAGATGATGACTGCTACACCAATTCTTATTTGACCAAAGACCATGTTGCTTCAATGCTCAGAGACCCCATACAGCTCTGA
- the LOC123219099 gene encoding (-)-germacrene D synthase-like isoform X2 encodes MSLQVLAVPSSVENNAKQETKRRSADYLPSIWGHHFLSYASDSVDTDDNPELLKLKEEIISMLRDDANKPEQKLELVNAIQRLGVSYHFESEVREILEEVYKACNETDLGDDTDELYSISLRFRLLRQHGYKIPCDVFNKFKDNNGSFKASLTEDVRGMLSFYEASHLRIHGETILDEALAFTTNQLECWVATQPSSHLAGQIKHALTRPLRKTLPRLEARYYMNIYHEEASHNEVILTFAKLDFNILQKLHQKELGVITEWWKDLYFAQKLPFARDRIVECYFWILGVYFEPEYLKGRRLLTKVISITSIIDDIYDVYGTIDELELLTSAIERWDMSVIDQLPDYMKLCYKALLDIYSEIESEMTNQKKLYRLDFAKEMKSIVRNYHTEAKWCNENYVPTLDEYMSVALVTSGYQLLPTTSFVEMGDVATKEAFEWLFSYPKVLKAALIISRLLDDIVGHKHEQKRGHVASAIECHMKEHGVSEEETIKVFREQIANGWKDINEAFLKPTAAPVPLLDRILNLSRAADFIYKDDDCYTNSYLTKDHVASMLRDPIQL; translated from the exons atgtctCTTCAAGTTCTAGCCGTTCCTTCTTCGGTCGAAAATAATGCCAAGCAAGAAACTAAACGTCGATCGGCAGATTATCTTCCTAGCATTTGGGggcatcattttctttcatatgCTAGTGATTCTGTg GATACTGATGATAACCCAGAACTGCTGAAGCTGAAGGAGGAGATTATAAGCATGCTAAGGGATGACGCAAATAAGCCTGAGCAAAAACTTGAGCTGGTTAATGCAATCCAACGCTTGGGGGTGTCTTATCATTTTGAAAGTGAGGTCAGGGAAATCTTGGAAGAAGTCTATAAGGCTTGCAATGAAACTGACTTGGGGGATGACACTGATGAGTTATACTCCATCTCTCTTAGATTTCGATTGCTTAGACAACATGGCTATAAAATCCCATGCG ATGTGTTCAACAAGTTCAAGGACAATAATGGGAGTTTTAAGGCATCTCTTACAGAAGATGTTCGAGGAATGTTAAGCTTTTACGAAGCCTCACATCTCAGAATTCATGGAGAAACGATACTGGATGAAGCCCTTGCTTTCACTACGAATCAGCTTGAGTGCTGGGTAGCAACTCAACCCAGCTCTCATCTTGCAGGGCAAATTAAGCATGCCTTAACTCGACCTCTTCGCAAGACCTTACCTAGGCTGGAGGCAAGATATTACATGAACATCTATCATGAAGAAGCTTCCCACAATGAAGTTATATTAACTTTTGCAAAGTTAGATTTTAACATATTACAGAAGTTGCATCAGAAGGAACTCGGTGTAATTACTGA GTGGTGGAAGGATTTATACTTCGCGCAGAAGCTACCTTTTGCAAGAGACAGAATTGTTGAGTGTTACTTCTGGATATTGGGAGTGTATTTTGAGCCAGAATATTTAAAGGGTAGAAGACTTTTAACCAAAGTAATCTCCATTACTTCCATTATCGATGACATCTATGATGTGTATGGTACCATTGATGAACTTGAGCTATTGACCTCAGCCATTGAGAg gtgGGATATGAGTGTCATAGATCAATTGCCTGACTACATGAAACTATGTTATAAGGCCCTCCTTGATATTTACAGTGAAATTGAATCAGAAATGAcaaatcaaaaaaaattataccgtCTTGATTTTGCAAAAGAG ATGAAGAGTATAGTTAGAAATTATCACACTGAAGCCAAATGGTGTAATGAGAATTATGTTCCAACACTGGATGAATACATGAGTGTAGCATTGGTTACCAGTGGGTACCAATTGTTACCCACAACATCTTTTGTAGAAATGGGAGATGTTGCAACCAAAGAAGCCTTTGAATGGCTATTCAGCTACCCTAAGGTTTTGAAGGCTGCCTTAATAATTTCCAGACTCCTGGATGACATAGTTGGACACAAG CATGAGCAAAAGAGAGGACATGTTGCCTCAGCAATTGAATGTCACATGAAGGAACATGGTGTTTCGGAAGAAGAGACGATTAAAGTGTTTCGTGAGCAAATTGCAAATGGATGGAAAGATATAAATGAAGCTTTCCTTAAACCAACTGCAGCTCCAGTGCCTCTGCTTGATCGTATTCTTAATTTGTCACGTGCAGCAGACTTTATTTACAAAGATGATGACTGCTACACCAATTCTTATTTGACCAAAGACCATGTTGCTTCAATGCTCAGAGACCCCATACAGCTCTGA
- the LOC123192549 gene encoding uncharacterized protein LOC123192549, which yields MDSCHTYYRNQILPHHRQASARALGQILRTKFILVDRVYQPKEIIVYIVDRYKIDISYAQAWRARNWALQSLRGTPEESFMLLPEYCLNLERCNPRTVTHILTDEEDRFKYYYMAFGCSIRTFQQHIRSVICIDAVFLKGRYLGQLFIAVALDENNQIYPLAFGIGPREDHDKWCWFLTKLRDCIGEVPHLAIISDQHVSIFSALAEVFPAKAYTEFEFQQVIKLLSRLHPEATAYLCEVGFDRWARVYFPGHRYNVMTTNIAESFNVLVKHARGLPITMLIEFIRDACTSPVTPWVEDKIAKRVRKSSNLEVHPITTERYQVLGNGQYDALVDLTEYTCTCRKFQLSKISCMHVIAVARYMKLTTCLQWVHSYYNTTFYRTVYADAVNPLGDQSEWLHLEEATIIHPLYVHRHRAGRPANKADVLLKERLLNNLSVADVTNLDIQDRTAEALFQYLVLYHQVQEERRKMGNKYTCYLYLLILI from the exons ATGGATAGCTGTCACACATATTACAgaaatcagatattacctcatcataggcaagcaAGTGCTCGAGCTTTGGGGcaaattttgaggaccaaattcattttagttgatcgTGTTTATCAACCGAAGGAGATCATTGTTTATATcgtcgaccgatataaaattgatatatcatacgcacaagcatggCGGGCGAGAAATTGGGcacttcaatcattgagggggacaccagaagagtcgtttatgttATTGCCAGAGTATTGTCTCAATTTAGAGCGTTGCAATCCAAGGACGGTGACACATATACTAACGGATGAGGAGGATCGATTTAAATACTATTACATGGCATTCGGTTGTAGTATCCGTACATTTCAGCAACATATTCGAtcggttatttgtattgatgctgTTTTCTTGAAGGGTCGATATCTAggtcaactatttattgctGTCGCATTAGATgagaataatcaaatatatccacttgcttttgggattggtccCAGGGAAGATCATGACAAATGGTgctggtttttaacaaagctgagggattgtattggtgaggtacctcatttGGCCATCATTTCAGATCAACATGTCAGCATATTTTCTGCATTGGCTGAAGTTTTTCCTG CCAAGGCGTacactgaatttgaattccaacaGGTCATTAAGTTACTGTCCCGTTTGCACCCTGAGGCAACTGCATACCTGTGTGAAGTGGGTTTTGATCGATGGGCACGAGTATATTTTCCAGGCCAtaggtacaatgtaatgactaccaatattgctgagtcatttaatgtcTTGGTCAAACACGCTCGAGGTTTACCTATTACTATGCTGATCGAGTTCATTAGAG atgcTTGTACCAGTCCAGTCACACCTTGGGTTGAAGATAAGATCGCAAAACGTGTACGGAAGTCTTCGAATTTAGAAGTGCATCCTATAACAACTGAGCGATACCAGGTTCTTGGTAAtggccaatatgatgccctggtAGACCTGACGGAGTATACATgtacttgtagaaaatttcaattatcaaagattTCATGCATGCACGTTATTGCTGTagccagatatatgaagctTACAACCTGCCTTCAATGGGTGCATTCATACTACAACACAACTTTTTATCGAACAGTTTATGCAGACGCAGTCAATCCATTGGGAGATCAGTCAGAGTGGCTTCATCTGGAGGAGGCAACTATTATCCACCCACTATATGTGCATCGTCATCGTGCAGGGCGTCCAGCAAATAAAGCAGATGTCCTTCTCAAGGAgaggttgttgaacaacttatctgtAGCCGATGTCACCAACCTGGACATACAAGACAGAACTGCAGAAGCCCTGTTCCAATACCTAGTTttgtaccatcaagttcaggaagaaagaagaaagatgggaAATAAATACACTTGTtatttgtacttgttaattttaatataa